Proteins found in one Brevibacillus brevis genomic segment:
- the flgB gene encoding flagellar basal body rod protein FlgB — translation MLDSYHLQVLERSLDAATLRHRTIANNLANIDTPQFKSQQVIFESFLQDELNARAGNGKLEAYRTNQRHLPFGNAGVAVPQVVSNPNNFIQNSGNDVDLESETTELAKNQIWYSGLTQLTAGHFQKLRSVIEGGGK, via the coding sequence ATGCTGGATAGTTACCATCTGCAGGTCTTGGAGAGATCACTGGACGCTGCAACATTGCGACATAGAACGATCGCAAACAACCTTGCCAACATAGACACCCCTCAATTCAAAAGTCAACAAGTCATCTTCGAGAGCTTTTTGCAAGATGAGTTGAACGCAAGAGCGGGAAATGGCAAGTTAGAAGCGTATCGGACCAATCAAAGACACCTCCCGTTTGGAAATGCAGGTGTTGCAGTCCCACAGGTTGTGTCCAATCCGAATAACTTCATTCAGAACAGTGGCAATGATGTTGACTTGGAATCAGAAACAACAGAATTGGCCAAAAACCAAATTTGGTACAGCGGTTTAACGCAATTGACAGCAGGACATTTTCAAAAACTACGCAGTGTAATTGAGGGTGGAGGTAAATAA